One stretch of Chryseobacterium fluminis DNA includes these proteins:
- a CDS encoding glycosyltransferase family 2 protein yields the protein MKSIIRSLLGNKYMFFKDLFFLLSDRKNLTQIISPKEIPLIIINFNQLFYLQKLVDFAVKNNFKNIVIIDNVSTYPPLLDYYKKIEHFVTIERMEKNYGHMVLFEVPQLLDKYCRNFFILTDADIEPNARLPSNFLKKLIFLLMKYHNKVLKVGFALEIKDIPLHYPAREKVLSWEKKYWTKEVEKDIYEAYIDTTFALYKPHPKKYMKFPQDFYKALRIGSDYTAKHGGWYINYDRLSDEQQYYVNLANQSSSWVLDKEGTTKSKDY from the coding sequence ATGAAATCTATTATAAGATCCCTTCTGGGAAATAAATATATGTTCTTTAAGGACTTATTTTTTCTGTTATCTGACCGAAAGAATTTAACCCAAATTATATCTCCAAAAGAAATACCTCTTATCATTATTAACTTCAATCAACTGTTTTATTTACAAAAACTGGTTGATTTTGCAGTTAAGAATAATTTCAAAAATATTGTCATTATAGATAATGTATCTACCTATCCTCCTCTATTGGATTATTATAAGAAAATAGAGCACTTCGTAACCATAGAAAGGATGGAGAAAAATTACGGACATATGGTTCTATTTGAAGTTCCGCAGCTGCTCGATAAATACTGCCGGAATTTCTTTATCCTTACCGATGCCGATATAGAACCCAATGCCAGGCTCCCATCTAACTTTTTAAAAAAGCTGATTTTTCTCCTGATGAAATACCATAATAAAGTTCTGAAAGTAGGATTTGCATTGGAAATAAAAGATATACCTCTACATTATCCCGCGCGAGAAAAAGTTTTGAGTTGGGAAAAAAAGTACTGGACCAAAGAAGTGGAAAAGGATATTTATGAAGCGTATATCGATACCACATTTGCCCTTTATAAGCCTCATCCGAAAAAATATATGAAATTTCCGCAAGATTTTTATAAAGCACTACGTATTGGGTCAGACTATACCGCAAAACATGGCGGCTGGTATATAAATTATGACCGCTTATCCGACGAGCAGCAGTATTACGTAAACCTGGCGAACCAAAGCAGTTCCTGGGTTTTAGATAAAGAAGGCACCACAAAAAGTAAAGATTATTGA
- a CDS encoding glycosyltransferase family A protein, producing MIQETQNKLAIVIPYYKIDFFEETIRSIASQTNKNFTIYIGNDASPDDPTSIIGEYLYEYEYYYFEYADNLGGKNLALQWERILENVKEDWFQILGDDDTISENFVEEFYHHLTKADEGNINAIKFLFHWINEDSSTYKIHDYNTEFITAEEILKKKYFAEIDSSLSENVFRTSMYKKYRFEKIPLAWGSDELAILSFSGTKPILFVKDATVSIRIFPNSISGSKEKSLEKSHAYNIYREKLIIKYGHRFQESFVEKVTDDYLNWCYYQKQDANPNIIFYYLKRFQFIKALKAGRRIFYIKRKLKM from the coding sequence ATGATTCAGGAAACTCAAAATAAACTTGCCATTGTTATACCTTACTACAAAATAGATTTTTTTGAAGAAACTATTCGCTCTATAGCATCGCAGACTAATAAAAATTTCACTATCTATATTGGGAATGATGCAAGCCCGGACGACCCCACTTCTATTATCGGAGAATATTTATATGAATACGAATATTACTATTTCGAGTATGCAGATAATTTAGGTGGTAAAAATCTGGCATTACAGTGGGAAAGAATTCTTGAAAATGTAAAAGAAGATTGGTTCCAGATCCTTGGCGATGATGATACTATCTCTGAAAATTTTGTGGAGGAATTTTATCATCATCTCACTAAAGCTGATGAAGGAAATATTAATGCTATAAAATTTTTATTCCACTGGATTAATGAAGACAGCAGTACTTATAAAATCCATGATTATAATACAGAATTCATTACAGCAGAGGAAATCTTGAAAAAAAAATATTTTGCAGAGATAGACAGCAGTCTTTCCGAAAATGTTTTCAGAACTTCTATGTATAAAAAATACAGATTTGAAAAGATACCATTGGCATGGGGCAGCGATGAACTGGCAATCCTGTCTTTTTCCGGAACAAAACCCATCCTGTTTGTTAAAGACGCAACCGTAAGCATCCGTATTTTCCCTAACAGCATTTCCGGATCTAAAGAAAAAAGCCTTGAAAAATCTCACGCCTACAATATATATCGGGAAAAACTAATCATAAAATATGGGCATCGGTTTCAGGAAAGCTTTGTAGAGAAAGTAACGGATGATTATCTCAACTGGTGCTATTATCAGAAACAGGATGCTAATCCTAATATCATCTTTTATTATTTAAAAAGATTTCAGTTTATAAAAGCTTTAAAGGCAGGCAGAAGAATTTTTTATATAAAAAGAAAATTAAAAATGTAA
- a CDS encoding acyltransferase family protein, which translates to MSTIPNINRINNFDFLRLLFASLVIVSHSYPLTGRLEFVGILTKDQLSLGSLSVDSFFIISGYLIMTSLQRSKSPQEYLWKRLLRLYPAYTVLLVLTMLFLPMIYQGNNIFKEKTFWSYFPNAISLYKVQYEVKGIFETNPYPRAINGSLWSLAYEFTMYIALLFLFPFRKAKYLRIIALSIFLISFLLNATDIHILGNTMKKIYLQPAEFYRLCTYFMAGSALVLFNLDRINHLWVKWLLFATLIAALYFEVYRYVAPVILPLFIIMAGTSSTKVLNSIGKKIGDISYGVYIYGFIVQQTLMFYFNLGVIELAILSIMITYILAYGSWHIIEKKMLNYKNLVK; encoded by the coding sequence ATGAGCACAATTCCCAATATTAACAGGATTAATAATTTTGATTTCCTCCGTTTACTCTTCGCCAGTTTAGTAATAGTATCCCATTCTTATCCTTTAACTGGCCGGCTTGAATTTGTAGGTATACTTACCAAAGATCAGCTAAGCCTCGGCTCTTTATCTGTAGATAGCTTTTTCATAATCAGCGGTTACCTTATCATGACGAGCCTGCAACGTAGTAAAAGCCCACAGGAATATCTGTGGAAAAGACTATTGCGGCTTTACCCGGCTTACACTGTCCTTCTTGTACTTACTATGCTTTTCCTTCCGATGATCTATCAGGGAAATAATATTTTTAAAGAAAAAACTTTTTGGAGTTATTTTCCTAATGCTATTTCTTTATATAAAGTACAGTATGAAGTAAAAGGAATCTTTGAAACCAATCCCTATCCAAGGGCTATCAATGGTAGCTTGTGGTCTTTGGCTTATGAATTCACCATGTATATTGCCCTGTTATTTTTATTTCCTTTCAGAAAAGCAAAATACCTCCGCATAATTGCATTGTCGATCTTTTTAATATCCTTCTTACTGAACGCTACGGATATCCATATCTTAGGGAATACCATGAAGAAGATATATCTCCAGCCCGCTGAATTTTATAGGCTTTGCACCTATTTTATGGCCGGAAGTGCTTTGGTTCTTTTCAATTTAGACAGAATAAATCATCTTTGGGTAAAATGGCTGTTGTTTGCGACCTTAATTGCCGCACTTTATTTTGAGGTATATAGATATGTAGCACCGGTTATTCTGCCCTTGTTTATTATCATGGCTGGTACCAGCAGCACCAAAGTCCTGAATAGTATCGGTAAAAAAATTGGTGATATTTCTTACGGTGTCTATATTTATGGTTTTATAGTACAGCAAACACTAATGTTCTATTTCAATCTTGGAGTAATTGAGCTAGCGATACTAAGCATTATGATCACCTACATTCTGGCATATGGCTCATGGCATATCATTGAAAAAAAGATGCTAAATTATAAAAATCTGGTAAAATGA
- a CDS encoding glycosyltransferase family protein produces the protein MTKKKLHTDIEKILFSNKKYFESCVKTAEKLFEEGLYEDCINYIEKTASFGWFNFSCYYKCEKLEILLAKIQQKILPDFFQQKKHGKTNKILHICSVVYTSGGHSKLLYNWIKNDTSKKHTVLSTRLSLEELQEVSHFHLGDFEGLEQISVQASSKIESVNLLNQLPLNDYEAIILHIHPDETITNIVLSQKDIITPVCLVNHADHVFWLGTSIVDILLQIRESNISIDTDRRGIAPERQFFLPIPVENSSNINDGNTSSTLQILSTGTAYKYKPTENYNFLQEAHKIVEKHPNVIFNIVGISPDTWYIKDFHHERIVLHGIISSTELASLEEKTHIYVEGFPMASFTALLQAALRKIPFVLHYRPLLLFKLFSENKENAIIYPNNLEQWHDMMDRLILDKKYRAETLENQYQYILNNFSIDVWKSRINNLYEIISRQSHSFWTTGPDKYYHDENEKLLVTIDKRKFSHYSFTEKMSLKGRYFVYRMAKSKNINIDYLERKEVLKYLLNKA, from the coding sequence TTGACAAAAAAGAAATTACATACCGATATAGAAAAAATACTGTTTTCAAATAAAAAGTATTTCGAATCCTGTGTCAAAACTGCTGAGAAGCTTTTTGAGGAAGGGCTGTATGAAGATTGCATTAATTATATTGAAAAAACAGCTTCCTTCGGATGGTTCAATTTTTCATGCTATTACAAATGTGAAAAATTAGAAATTCTTTTAGCTAAAATTCAGCAGAAGATTTTACCGGACTTCTTTCAGCAAAAGAAGCATGGGAAAACTAATAAAATACTTCATATATGTTCAGTGGTTTATACATCGGGAGGGCATTCTAAACTACTTTATAACTGGATAAAAAATGATACTTCCAAGAAGCATACAGTCTTAAGCACAAGGCTCTCTCTGGAGGAGCTGCAGGAAGTAAGTCATTTCCATCTCGGTGATTTCGAAGGTCTAGAACAGATCAGCGTACAAGCCTCATCAAAAATAGAATCCGTAAACTTGCTAAACCAGCTTCCTTTGAACGATTATGAAGCTATAATCCTGCATATACATCCTGACGAGACTATTACCAATATTGTTTTATCACAAAAAGATATTATAACCCCGGTTTGTTTAGTTAACCATGCCGATCATGTATTTTGGCTGGGAACTTCTATTGTTGATATTCTTCTCCAAATTAGAGAATCCAATATATCTATTGACACTGACAGAAGAGGTATCGCCCCGGAGCGACAGTTTTTTTTACCGATCCCTGTGGAAAACAGCAGCAATATAAATGATGGAAATACATCTTCAACCTTACAAATCTTAAGTACCGGAACAGCTTATAAATATAAGCCTACCGAAAACTATAATTTCCTTCAAGAGGCTCATAAAATTGTAGAGAAGCATCCTAATGTTATTTTTAATATTGTAGGAATAAGTCCGGATACATGGTATATTAAAGACTTTCATCACGAAAGAATCGTTCTGCACGGGATTATATCATCAACCGAGCTGGCTAGCCTTGAAGAAAAGACTCATATCTATGTTGAAGGTTTTCCTATGGCTTCGTTTACAGCGCTTCTGCAGGCTGCTTTGCGCAAAATACCTTTTGTGTTGCATTATAGACCGCTACTCTTATTTAAGCTTTTTAGTGAAAATAAAGAAAATGCAATCATATATCCTAATAATTTGGAACAGTGGCATGATATGATGGACAGGTTGATCCTTGATAAAAAATACCGGGCTGAGACTTTAGAAAATCAATATCAGTATATCCTGAATAATTTTAGTATTGATGTCTGGAAATCGCGTATTAATAATTTATATGAAATAATAAGTAGACAGTCTCATTCATTTTGGACGACGGGTCCGGATAAATATTACCATGATGAGAACGAGAAACTGCTGGTAACGATAGATAAAAGAAAATTTTCGCATTACAGCTTTACGGAAAAAATGTCTCTTAAAGGGAGGTATTTCGTATATAGAATGGCAAAATCTAAGAATATAAATATCGACTATCTTGAGAGAAAGGAAGTATTAAAATATCTTTTGAATAAAGCATGA
- a CDS encoding DegT/DnrJ/EryC1/StrS family aminotransferase, translating into MIKFLDLQKINLSHQEEIEERLLKAFRSGWYLMGNELKTFEANLSQYIGAKHAIGVANGLDALRLILRGYIEMGLMKANDEILVPSNTYIASILAISDNRLVPVLVEPDIENYNIDISKIEEKITSRTKAILIVHLYGRVIFSDKLEALAKKYNLKIIEDNAQAIGAKWNGKKTGNLGDASGFSFYPGKNLGALGDAGAVTTNDEELAKTIKALANYGSNKKYVNIYQGLNSRLDEVQAAVLDVKLKYIDQENEVRRKIAERYIAEISNPKIILPENPEKGSEHVWHVFLVRTEKRDELQAYLTENGVQTLIHYPIPPHKQEAYKDWNGLSFPISEKIHQEVLSLPISPVMSDEEVLKVIEVINMY; encoded by the coding sequence ATGATTAAATTTTTAGATCTACAAAAAATAAACTTATCTCATCAGGAAGAAATTGAAGAAAGGCTTCTAAAGGCCTTCCGTTCCGGATGGTACCTTATGGGTAATGAACTTAAGACGTTTGAAGCAAATCTTTCCCAATATATCGGGGCGAAGCATGCAATCGGCGTAGCCAATGGTCTGGATGCCCTCCGCCTTATCCTTCGTGGATACATCGAAATGGGACTGATGAAAGCCAATGACGAGATTCTGGTTCCTTCTAACACTTATATCGCTTCAATCCTAGCTATTTCCGATAACAGACTGGTTCCTGTATTGGTAGAGCCGGATATTGAAAATTATAATATCGATATCTCTAAAATTGAAGAAAAAATTACTTCCAGGACAAAAGCGATTTTAATTGTACACCTTTATGGAAGGGTTATCTTCTCGGACAAACTCGAAGCTTTAGCCAAAAAATATAACCTGAAGATTATTGAAGATAATGCCCAAGCCATCGGAGCAAAATGGAACGGTAAGAAGACAGGAAACCTTGGAGATGCTTCCGGATTTAGTTTTTATCCTGGGAAGAATCTCGGAGCATTGGGTGATGCAGGAGCTGTTACTACGAATGACGAAGAGCTTGCGAAGACCATCAAAGCTCTGGCGAATTATGGCTCGAATAAAAAATATGTAAATATCTACCAGGGCTTAAATTCAAGACTGGATGAGGTTCAGGCGGCTGTTTTGGATGTCAAGCTGAAATATATCGATCAGGAAAATGAAGTGAGAAGAAAGATAGCAGAGCGCTACATTGCCGAAATCTCCAATCCTAAAATTATTCTTCCGGAAAATCCGGAAAAAGGATCTGAGCATGTGTGGCATGTGTTTTTAGTCAGAACCGAAAAAAGAGATGAGCTACAGGCATATCTTACAGAAAACGGCGTACAGACTCTGATCCATTATCCTATCCCACCCCATAAGCAGGAGGCCTACAAAGATTGGAACGGTTTATCTTTTCCGATCAGTGAGAAGATTCATCAGGAAGTACTAAGCCTGCCGATCTCACCGGTTATGAGTGATGAAGAGGTACTAAAAGTAATTGAAGTTATCAATATGTATTAA
- a CDS encoding acyltransferase produces the protein MNYKVHNLADVQSENIGEDTMIWQFCVVLKDAEIGKNCNINCNVLIENDVKIGDNVTIKPGVQVWDGVTLEDNVFIGPNVTFTNDLIPRSKQYPLQFSKTLVKKGASIGANSTIVAGNTIGENALIGAGSVITKDVLPNTVWFGNPAKQRGTINEKGEISYTKTK, from the coding sequence ATGAATTATAAAGTTCATAATCTGGCAGATGTTCAATCTGAAAACATAGGAGAAGATACCATGATATGGCAATTCTGTGTTGTTCTAAAAGATGCTGAAATTGGAAAAAACTGCAATATTAACTGCAATGTTTTAATCGAAAACGATGTAAAGATCGGCGATAATGTAACCATAAAACCAGGAGTTCAGGTTTGGGATGGGGTTACTTTAGAAGATAACGTATTTATTGGCCCTAACGTAACCTTTACCAATGATCTAATACCACGTTCCAAGCAATATCCTTTACAGTTCAGCAAAACTTTGGTAAAAAAGGGAGCTTCCATCGGAGCAAATTCTACCATTGTTGCAGGCAATACTATTGGGGAAAATGCCTTAATAGGCGCAGGAAGCGTTATTACGAAAGACGTGCTGCCAAATACCGTATGGTTCGGAAATCCGGCTAAGCAACGAGGAACTATCAATGAAAAAGGAGAAATCTCATATACAAAAACCAAATGA
- a CDS encoding sugar 3,4-ketoisomerase yields the protein MNSDIPQYFNLDRIGNSSLGFITVAESLKNIPFDIKRVYWTYYTPQDVIRGGHAHKNLKQIIVAVSGIIEFNTEDKTNNKEVFTLDNPSKGLYLPELVWRDIKFSHNAVLLCLASEPYTEDDYIREYNEFKSIINEL from the coding sequence ATGAATAGCGATATACCTCAGTATTTTAATTTAGACAGAATAGGGAACTCTTCTCTGGGTTTCATTACTGTGGCTGAAAGTCTGAAAAATATTCCGTTTGACATTAAACGTGTGTACTGGACCTACTATACTCCACAGGATGTTATAAGAGGTGGGCACGCTCACAAAAATCTCAAACAAATTATTGTTGCTGTTTCTGGTATCATTGAATTTAATACGGAGGACAAAACAAATAATAAAGAAGTTTTCACGTTAGACAATCCTTCAAAAGGCTTATATCTTCCCGAACTGGTATGGAGAGATATTAAATTTTCCCATAATGCAGTTTTATTATGCTTAGCTTCTGAACCATATACTGAGGATGATTATATTCGGGAATATAATGAATTTAAAAGCATTATTAATGAATTATAA
- a CDS encoding ABC transporter ATP-binding protein, translating to MLALKAENISKQYRLGQVGTGTLSHDLNRFWHKVRGKEDPYLKIGEANDRTKKGTSEYVWSLQDINFEIEQGDTVGIVGRNGAGKSTLLKLLSKVTKPTTGQIYTNGRIASLLEVGTGFHPEMTGRENVFLNGAILGMTRKEIKRKFDEIVEFSGVERYIDTPVKRYSSGMYVRLAFAVAAHLESEILIVDEVLAVGDADFQKKCLGKMNDVARGEGRTILFVSHNMTAVKELCNKGILLTQGRLDYKGDMLSTIIEYQKSSSTATSYHYNGNISEALGNDNIRIKEFTVTPTHGNLIDIDSGIHVKLSFYNNSPNINLDTTFELRNYEELVIFHVGNLITQNNDSKKGDYTVEFDIPAGLLNAGNYYFKLYFGKDQTELLYGIDNFIGFEVENVKVGTKLHVYPGVIRPNFDYNINFNE from the coding sequence ATGCTGGCTTTAAAAGCAGAAAATATATCAAAACAATACCGCCTGGGGCAAGTCGGTACAGGAACCTTATCTCATGATCTTAACAGGTTCTGGCACAAAGTGAGAGGCAAAGAAGATCCCTATTTAAAAATAGGAGAAGCTAATGACAGGACCAAAAAAGGAACATCAGAATATGTATGGTCTCTTCAGGATATCAATTTTGAAATCGAACAAGGTGATACCGTTGGAATTGTGGGTAGAAACGGAGCAGGGAAATCTACCCTGCTGAAACTCTTAAGCAAAGTTACAAAACCTACGACAGGACAGATCTACACAAATGGGAGAATTGCATCCCTGCTGGAAGTGGGAACCGGATTTCATCCGGAGATGACTGGCCGCGAAAATGTTTTCTTAAACGGTGCCATTTTAGGAATGACCCGTAAAGAAATCAAGCGTAAGTTTGATGAAATTGTAGAATTCTCCGGTGTTGAAAGGTATATAGATACTCCAGTAAAAAGATATTCTTCGGGAATGTATGTACGTCTCGCATTTGCCGTTGCCGCCCATCTGGAATCTGAAATTTTAATTGTAGATGAGGTTCTTGCTGTTGGTGATGCAGACTTCCAGAAAAAATGCCTAGGGAAGATGAATGACGTAGCCAGAGGTGAAGGCAGAACTATTCTCTTTGTAAGCCACAATATGACAGCCGTAAAAGAGCTTTGCAATAAAGGCATTCTCCTTACACAAGGAAGGCTTGATTATAAAGGAGACATGCTAAGCACTATTATAGAATATCAAAAAAGCAGCTCTACAGCCACATCTTATCATTATAATGGTAATATTAGCGAAGCTTTAGGGAATGATAATATCAGAATAAAAGAATTTACGGTAACCCCTACTCATGGTAACTTAATAGATATCGATTCCGGGATACACGTAAAGCTTTCATTTTACAACAACTCTCCAAATATTAATCTTGATACAACTTTTGAATTAAGAAACTATGAAGAGCTTGTTATTTTTCATGTAGGAAACCTGATTACACAGAACAATGATTCCAAAAAAGGAGATTATACCGTAGAATTTGATATTCCTGCAGGATTACTCAATGCAGGGAATTACTATTTTAAACTGTACTTCGGCAAAGACCAAACCGAGCTACTATATGGTATTGATAATTTTATTGGATTTGAAGTTGAAAATGTAAAAGTTGGCACAAAGCTTCATGTATATCCTGGAGTTATAAGACCTAATTTTGATTATAATATAAATTTTAATGAATAG
- a CDS encoding ABC transporter permease — protein MTEPQQKWTETIEANHTLFDLKLKEVWRYKDLVYMFVKRDFVSSFKQTILGPIWFFINPILTTIVYLIVFGRIANLPTDGAPPLLFYLAGVTLWNYFSSCLLGTSYTFAGNANIFGKVYFPRLVSPLSIVISNLMRFGVQFLLFIIGWTYYFSKDQVHPNIWILATPFLIILMALFALGVGMIFSALTTKYKDLAMLLGFGVSLYMYATPVIYPTSALPGFLKEVSFYNPLTGIFECFKYAWLGVGNFSPVMLAISTAIILSLLLIGTVIFNKVEKTFMDTV, from the coding sequence ATGACTGAACCACAACAGAAGTGGACCGAAACGATTGAAGCCAACCACACCTTATTCGACTTAAAGCTTAAAGAAGTCTGGCGATATAAAGATCTTGTTTACATGTTTGTGAAGAGAGATTTCGTATCCAGTTTTAAGCAGACGATTTTAGGTCCAATCTGGTTTTTTATCAATCCTATTTTAACGACTATTGTTTATTTAATCGTTTTTGGGAGGATTGCAAATCTCCCTACAGATGGTGCTCCGCCATTACTTTTTTATCTTGCGGGCGTTACCCTCTGGAATTATTTTTCATCTTGCCTGCTTGGGACCTCATATACATTTGCAGGAAATGCAAATATATTCGGAAAGGTATATTTTCCGAGACTGGTTTCTCCCCTTTCTATTGTGATTTCAAACCTGATGCGTTTTGGGGTGCAATTTCTACTTTTTATTATCGGCTGGACGTATTACTTTTCTAAAGATCAGGTACATCCTAATATCTGGATCCTTGCCACTCCTTTTCTGATTATTTTAATGGCACTGTTTGCATTAGGTGTGGGAATGATTTTTTCCGCCCTTACAACAAAATATAAAGACCTGGCTATGCTTTTAGGATTTGGCGTAAGCTTATACATGTATGCTACTCCTGTTATCTATCCGACCTCTGCATTACCAGGATTTTTAAAAGAAGTTTCATTCTATAATCCTCTTACCGGAATATTCGAATGCTTCAAATATGCATGGCTTGGTGTCGGAAATTTTTCACCAGTAATGCTTGCCATAAGTACCGCTATTATATTGAGCCTTTTACTTATTGGTACTGTTATTTTTAATAAGGTTGAAAAGACCTTCATGGACACTGTTTAA
- the rfbA gene encoding glucose-1-phosphate thymidylyltransferase RfbA yields the protein MKGIILAGGSGTRLYPLTIAVSKQLMPVYDKPMIYYPLSTLLLAGIKDILIITTPHDQAGFIKLLGDGSQIGCNIEYVVQPSPDGLAQAFILGDQFIGDAAAALVLGDNIFYGSEMGTLLKNKTNPDGGVVFAYHVSDPERYGVVEFDDDFKAVSIEEKPTQPKSNYAVPGLYFYDNNVVEIAKNIQPSHRGELEITDVNNVYLQNGKLEVGVLDRGTAWLDTGTFDSLNDASEFVSVIEKRQGFKIGCIEEIAFRNKFINEEKLLETAAKYGKSGYGEYLKKLVNK from the coding sequence ATGAAAGGTATCATTTTAGCCGGAGGTTCCGGAACCAGACTTTACCCTCTTACCATAGCCGTAAGCAAACAGCTCATGCCTGTTTATGACAAACCGATGATCTACTACCCTCTTTCTACCCTGCTTCTGGCCGGGATCAAAGATATTCTTATCATTACGACACCTCATGACCAGGCCGGTTTTATTAAGCTTTTAGGAGACGGCTCACAGATAGGATGCAATATTGAATATGTAGTACAGCCAAGTCCGGACGGACTGGCCCAGGCATTCATTCTGGGTGATCAGTTTATAGGAGATGCTGCTGCTGCGCTGGTGTTGGGTGATAATATTTTCTATGGTTCAGAAATGGGCACTTTACTAAAAAATAAAACAAATCCGGACGGAGGTGTGGTTTTTGCCTATCATGTTTCAGATCCTGAAAGATATGGCGTGGTAGAATTTGATGACGACTTCAAAGCCGTTTCTATCGAAGAAAAACCCACCCAGCCCAAATCGAACTATGCCGTTCCGGGGCTTTATTTCTATGATAATAATGTGGTAGAAATCGCCAAAAACATCCAGCCTTCCCACAGAGGAGAGCTCGAAATCACGGACGTTAATAATGTCTATCTTCAGAACGGAAAACTTGAAGTCGGGGTATTGGACAGAGGTACGGCATGGCTGGATACGGGAACATTCGATTCCCTGAATGACGCCTCTGAGTTTGTAAGCGTTATTGAAAAAAGGCAGGGCTTCAAGATCGGATGTATCGAAGAAATCGCTTTCAGAAATAAATTTATCAATGAAGAAAAGCTGCTGGAAACTGCTGCCAAGTATGGAAAAAGCGGGTATGGCGAATATCTTAAAAAACTTGTTAACAAATAA
- the rfbB gene encoding dTDP-glucose 4,6-dehydratase, whose amino-acid sequence MKNIIITGGAGFIGSHVVREFVKNNPESTIINLDALTYAGNLENLKDIENEPNYVFEKADITKPEELRKVFEKYNPDAVVHLAAESHVDRSITDPMAFINTNVNGTANLLNLCKEFWTLNPDHTHGRFPDEKRTNLFYHVSTDEVYGSLGETGFFLETTAYDPQSPYSASKAASDHLVRAYGNTYGMPFIISNCSNNYGPNHFPEKLIPLCISNIINERPLPIYGDGKYTRDWLFVIDHAKGIHQIFNEAKTGETYNIGGFNEWQNIDLVKELIRQMDEKLGRPQGHSEKLITYVKDRPGHDKRYAIDATKLNSELGWKPSVTFEEGLGKTIDWYLENKEWLEHVTSGDYQKYYDKQYN is encoded by the coding sequence ATGAAGAATATAATCATTACTGGAGGAGCAGGATTTATCGGCTCGCATGTGGTAAGAGAATTTGTAAAAAACAATCCGGAATCTACCATCATCAACCTTGATGCGCTGACGTATGCCGGAAATCTCGAAAACCTGAAGGATATCGAAAACGAACCTAATTATGTTTTCGAAAAAGCAGACATCACAAAACCCGAAGAATTAAGAAAAGTATTTGAAAAATATAATCCGGACGCCGTGGTTCACCTGGCTGCAGAAAGCCACGTTGACAGAAGTATTACGGATCCTATGGCATTCATTAATACGAATGTAAACGGTACGGCCAATCTTCTGAATCTCTGTAAGGAATTCTGGACGTTAAATCCGGATCACACCCACGGAAGATTTCCTGATGAGAAAAGAACAAATCTTTTCTACCACGTTTCTACAGATGAAGTCTATGGAAGCCTTGGGGAAACAGGATTCTTTTTAGAAACTACGGCATATGATCCACAGTCTCCGTATTCAGCTTCCAAGGCTGCTTCTGACCACTTAGTAAGAGCGTACGGGAACACGTACGGAATGCCGTTTATTATTTCGAACTGTTCTAATAATTACGGTCCGAATCACTTTCCTGAAAAACTGATTCCTCTGTGTATTTCAAATATCATCAACGAGAGACCTTTGCCGATCTACGGTGACGGAAAATACACCAGAGACTGGTTATTCGTCATCGACCATGCTAAGGGCATCCACCAGATTTTTAACGAAGCAAAGACAGGAGAAACTTACAATATCGGCGGATTCAATGAATGGCAGAATATCGACCTGGTAAAAGAACTTATCAGACAGATGGATGAGAAGCTCGGAAGACCTCAAGGGCATTCAGAAAAGTTAATCACTTATGTAAAAGACAGACCGGGCCATGACAAACGTTACGCGATCGATGCAACGAAATTAAATTCCGAATTGGGATGGAAGCCTTCCGTAACTTTTGAAGAGGGCTTAGGAAAAACCATCGACTGGTATCTTGAGAACAAGGAATGGCTGGAACATGTAACGAGTGGTGATTACCAGAAATATTACGATAAACAATACAACTAA